The following are encoded together in the Raineyella sp. LH-20 genome:
- the trpA gene encoding tryptophan synthase subunit alpha, which yields MTAPGNCTPAFDRAAAERRAVFIGYLPVGYPTVPGSLDAMRALVDPGDGPGADIVEIGIPYSDPMMDGVTIQRAATRALERGVRVRDVLAATEAVAAAGAIPCVMSYWNLIEQYGCDAFARDFRNAGGAGVITPDLTPDESDDWIPATDAHGVDRIYLVAPSSTDERIRLTADAARGWLYATAVMGVTGARDTTSDAGRVLTERVRALSPDTRVGIGLGVSNGAQAAEIGAYADAVIVGSALVRTLLDADDAGRPDDLTALRALTADLAGGVRTAR from the coding sequence ATGACCGCACCCGGCAACTGCACCCCGGCCTTCGACCGCGCCGCAGCCGAGCGCCGCGCCGTGTTCATCGGCTACCTGCCGGTCGGCTACCCGACCGTCCCGGGATCCCTCGACGCGATGCGTGCCCTGGTCGACCCCGGCGACGGGCCGGGCGCCGACATCGTCGAGATCGGCATCCCGTACTCCGACCCGATGATGGACGGGGTGACCATCCAGCGCGCCGCCACCCGCGCGCTGGAGCGGGGGGTCCGGGTCCGCGACGTGCTCGCGGCGACCGAGGCGGTCGCCGCCGCCGGCGCGATCCCGTGCGTGATGTCCTACTGGAACCTGATCGAACAGTACGGCTGCGACGCGTTCGCCCGTGACTTCCGCAACGCCGGCGGCGCCGGGGTGATCACCCCCGACCTGACGCCCGACGAGTCCGACGACTGGATCCCGGCCACCGACGCCCACGGCGTCGACCGGATCTACCTGGTCGCCCCGTCCTCCACCGACGAGCGGATCCGGCTGACCGCCGACGCGGCCCGCGGCTGGCTCTACGCCACGGCGGTGATGGGCGTCACCGGCGCCCGGGACACCACCTCGGACGCCGGCCGGGTGCTCACCGAGCGGGTCCGGGCGCTCAGCCCGGACACCCGGGTCGGGATCGGCCTGGGCGTCTCGAACGGTGCGCAGGCGGCGGAGATCGGGGCGTACGCCGACGCCGTCATCGTCGGTTCGGCGCTGGTGCGTACGCTGCTGGACGCCGACGACGCGGGTCGTCCGGATGACCTCACCGCTCTGCGCGCGCTGACCGCCGACCTGGCCGGCGGGGTCCGCACCGCCCGCTGA
- the lgt gene encoding prolipoprotein diacylglyceryl transferase codes for MVPLSIPSPPQGVWELPIPGTGLVLPIRAYALCILTGIVVAWIIASRRWKARGGSQDTLETAILWAVPVGIIGARLYHVITDHQLYFGPGRHPIEALYIWRGGLGIWGAVAAGALAVWLVCRRRGASFAAMADSLAPGVAVAQGIGRLGNWFNQELFGRPTTLPWGLEIDPLHRPAGYEQYATFQPTFLYELIWVLLVALALVLLDRRLQLGHGQVFWLYVVLYTFGRFWVEGLRIDTANHIGTWRINEYVSLVVFIGGIVAFLITRRRHRTREDPETVDPRGARASEAPAA; via the coding sequence CTGGTGCCCCTGTCGATCCCCAGCCCGCCGCAGGGGGTCTGGGAGCTACCGATCCCGGGCACCGGCCTGGTGCTGCCGATCCGGGCGTACGCGCTGTGCATCCTCACCGGCATCGTCGTCGCCTGGATCATCGCGTCCCGCCGGTGGAAGGCCCGCGGTGGCAGCCAGGACACCCTGGAGACCGCGATCCTGTGGGCGGTGCCGGTGGGCATCATCGGCGCCCGGCTCTACCACGTGATCACCGATCACCAGCTCTACTTCGGTCCCGGCCGGCACCCGATCGAGGCCCTCTACATCTGGCGCGGCGGCCTGGGCATCTGGGGCGCTGTCGCCGCCGGCGCCTTGGCCGTCTGGCTGGTCTGTCGCCGACGGGGCGCCTCGTTCGCCGCGATGGCGGACTCCCTCGCCCCCGGCGTGGCGGTGGCGCAGGGGATCGGGCGCCTCGGCAACTGGTTCAATCAGGAGCTCTTCGGTCGTCCCACCACGTTGCCGTGGGGTCTGGAGATCGACCCGCTGCACCGGCCGGCCGGCTACGAGCAGTACGCCACGTTCCAGCCAACCTTCCTCTACGAGCTGATCTGGGTGCTGTTGGTCGCCCTGGCACTGGTGCTGCTCGACCGACGCCTCCAGCTCGGCCACGGTCAGGTCTTCTGGCTGTACGTGGTGCTCTACACCTTCGGACGGTTCTGGGTCGAGGGCCTGCGGATCGACACCGCCAACCACATCGGCACCTGGCGGATCAACGAGTACGTCTCCCTGGTGGTGTTCATCGGAGGGATCGTCGCCTTCCTGATCACCCGCCGCCGTCACCGCACCCGGGAGGACCCCGAGACCGTCGACCCGCGGGGTGCTCGTGCGTCGGAGGCGCCGGCCGCATGA
- the trpB gene encoding tryptophan synthase subunit beta, protein MPDARGHFDRLGGKFVPEALYAALAELEEAYEDALRDSDFAAELEDLRVNYAGRPTPLTEAKQFSRHCGNARIVFKREDLNHTGSHKINNVLGQALLTRRMGKKRVIAETGAGQHGVATATAAALMGLECRIYMGKVDTDRQALNVARMQLLGAEVIAVESGSATLKDAMNEAMREWVATVDHTHYLIGTVAGPHPFPKIVREFQRVISTEARGQFLATYGRLPDAVCACVGGGSNALGSFADFIPDGSVALYGFEAGGDGVETGRHAASITGGSVGVLHGTRTYLLQDEDGQTQESHSISAGLDYPGVGPEHSYLHDQGRATYEPVTDTEAMEAFRLLTRTEGLMPAIESAHAVAGAMRLGRRLAETDPDARPLIMVTLSGRGDKDVRTATRWFGLTGQVDATQGGDPVELPEDVAAHADPRPEEM, encoded by the coding sequence ATGCCGGACGCCCGCGGCCACTTCGACCGACTGGGCGGCAAGTTCGTTCCCGAGGCGCTGTACGCCGCCCTCGCCGAGCTCGAGGAGGCGTACGAGGACGCGCTGCGCGACTCCGACTTCGCCGCCGAACTGGAGGACCTGCGGGTCAACTACGCCGGCCGTCCCACCCCGCTGACCGAGGCGAAGCAGTTCTCCCGGCACTGCGGCAACGCCCGGATCGTGTTCAAGCGCGAGGACCTCAACCACACCGGCTCGCACAAGATCAACAACGTCCTCGGCCAGGCGCTGCTGACCCGGCGGATGGGCAAGAAGCGGGTGATCGCCGAGACCGGCGCCGGCCAGCACGGTGTCGCCACCGCCACCGCGGCCGCCCTGATGGGGCTGGAGTGCCGGATCTACATGGGCAAGGTCGACACCGACCGGCAGGCCCTCAACGTCGCCCGGATGCAGTTGCTCGGCGCCGAGGTGATCGCCGTCGAGTCCGGCTCGGCGACGCTGAAGGACGCGATGAACGAGGCGATGCGCGAGTGGGTCGCCACCGTCGACCACACCCACTACCTGATCGGCACCGTCGCCGGTCCGCACCCGTTCCCGAAGATCGTCCGCGAGTTCCAGCGGGTCATCTCGACCGAGGCCCGCGGCCAGTTCCTGGCGACGTACGGCCGACTACCGGACGCCGTCTGTGCATGCGTCGGCGGAGGCTCGAACGCGCTCGGCTCCTTCGCCGACTTCATCCCGGACGGCTCGGTCGCCCTGTACGGCTTCGAGGCCGGTGGCGACGGGGTGGAGACCGGCCGGCACGCCGCCTCGATCACCGGCGGGTCGGTCGGCGTGCTGCACGGCACCCGGACCTACCTGCTCCAGGACGAGGACGGCCAGACCCAGGAGTCCCACTCCATCTCGGCCGGACTCGACTACCCCGGCGTCGGCCCGGAGCACTCCTACTTGCACGACCAGGGCCGGGCGACGTACGAGCCGGTCACCGACACCGAGGCGATGGAGGCCTTCCGGCTGCTCACTCGGACCGAGGGCCTGATGCCGGCGATCGAGTCGGCGCACGCCGTGGCCGGCGCGATGCGGCTCGGCCGACGGCTCGCCGAGACCGACCCCGACGCCCGACCGCTGATCATGGTCACCCTCTCCGGCCGCGGGGACAAGGACGTCCGGACCGCCACCCGGTGGTTCGGGCTGACCGGCCAGGTCGATGCGACCCAGGGCGGCGACCCGGTGGAGCTGCCCGAGGACGTCGCCGCCCACGCCGACCCGCGCCCCGAGGAGATGTGA